One segment of Haloplanus natans DSM 17983 DNA contains the following:
- a CDS encoding GNAT family N-acetyltransferase encodes MEIREATAADIEGIRTVAHDSLAASYGHALEDDIIAQAVERWYDEDTLADDLDDPETEFLVAVDEDIIVGFAQSYVVDRREIVGEIDWLHVEPGSRGQRIGDELLAALESRLNDHGVARVEGRVLEANEAGAGFYEREDFEGIGERTVEIGGEPFVEKLYSKFPETGGRQVLTEAATLPDGRQVYVALDESVRGSEGPFYSVYLDRDRSERYGYLCGNCDGFGISMDTMGRVVCQDCENRRKPTRWDASYL; translated from the coding sequence ATGGAGATCCGCGAGGCAACCGCGGCGGACATCGAGGGAATTCGGACCGTGGCCCACGATTCCCTCGCCGCGTCGTACGGACACGCACTGGAGGACGACATCATCGCCCAGGCGGTCGAGCGGTGGTACGACGAGGACACGCTCGCCGACGACCTGGACGATCCGGAGACGGAGTTCCTCGTCGCCGTCGACGAGGACATCATCGTCGGGTTCGCCCAGAGCTACGTCGTCGACCGGCGGGAGATCGTCGGCGAAATCGACTGGCTCCACGTCGAACCCGGGAGCCGCGGACAGCGTATCGGCGACGAACTGCTGGCGGCGCTGGAGAGTCGCCTCAACGACCACGGCGTCGCCCGCGTCGAAGGGCGCGTGCTCGAAGCCAACGAGGCCGGCGCCGGCTTCTACGAACGCGAGGACTTCGAAGGGATCGGCGAACGCACCGTCGAAATCGGCGGCGAACCGTTCGTCGAGAAGCTCTACTCCAAGTTCCCCGAGACCGGCGGTCGACAGGTGCTCACCGAGGCCGCGACCCTCCCCGACGGCCGACAGGTGTACGTCGCCCTCGACGAGAGCGTCCGTGGCTCCGAGGGCCCGTTCTACTCCGTCTACCTCGACCGCGACCGCTCCGAGCGCTACGGCTACCTCTGTGGCAACTGCGACGGCTTCGGCATCTCGATGGACACCATGGGCCGCGTGGTCTGCCAGGACTGTGAGAACCGCCGCAAGCCCACCCGGTGGGACGCGAGCTACCTGTAA